Proteins from a single region of Haloarcula laminariae:
- the purM gene encoding phosphoribosylformylglycinamidine cyclo-ligase: protein MTEDDATPDEDEAEGLTYAETGVDIDASEAATKALIGAAGEFEGDYAGLVDIGDQYLALATDGVGTKLLVAEAIDDYSTIGIDCMAMNVNDLLATGVEPVAFVDYLAVETPDEATSEDIGAGLREGAKRAGVALVGGETAVMPDVIKGLDIAGTCAGLAPKDAVFPGEAEAGDAIVGWPSSGIHSNGLTLAREAVTRNHAYTDPFPPNPDRSIAEELLTPTRIYSEALEPLRGAETHAAAHVTGGGWTNLTRMGAFRYEITDAFEPQSVFEFVQEEGNVDDEEMYRTFNMGTGFVAALPEDDAETVVEASEDARVIGHVEEGEETVSVRGLELRD, encoded by the coding sequence ATGACCGAGGACGACGCGACTCCCGACGAAGACGAGGCGGAGGGACTGACCTACGCCGAGACCGGCGTCGACATCGACGCCAGCGAGGCGGCGACGAAGGCGCTCATCGGGGCGGCCGGCGAGTTCGAGGGCGACTACGCCGGCCTCGTCGACATCGGCGACCAGTATCTGGCGCTGGCCACCGACGGCGTCGGCACCAAACTCCTGGTGGCGGAGGCCATCGACGACTACTCCACCATCGGCATCGACTGCATGGCGATGAACGTCAACGACCTGCTCGCCACCGGCGTCGAGCCCGTCGCGTTCGTCGACTACCTGGCCGTCGAAACCCCGGACGAGGCGACGAGCGAGGACATCGGCGCCGGACTGCGCGAGGGGGCCAAGCGGGCCGGCGTCGCGCTGGTCGGTGGCGAGACGGCGGTGATGCCCGACGTCATCAAGGGGCTCGACATCGCCGGGACCTGCGCCGGACTCGCGCCCAAGGACGCCGTCTTCCCCGGCGAGGCCGAGGCCGGCGACGCCATCGTCGGCTGGCCCTCCTCCGGCATCCACTCTAACGGGCTGACGCTGGCCCGCGAGGCCGTGACCCGGAACCACGCGTACACCGACCCGTTCCCCCCGAATCCCGACCGGTCAATCGCCGAGGAGCTCCTGACGCCGACGCGCATCTACAGCGAAGCGCTGGAGCCGCTCCGTGGGGCCGAGACCCACGCCGCGGCCCACGTCACCGGCGGCGGGTGGACGAACCTCACCCGGATGGGCGCGTTCCGCTACGAGATCACGGACGCGTTCGAGCCCCAGTCGGTCTTCGAGTTCGTCCAGGAGGAGGGGAACGTCGACGACGAGGAGATGTACCGGACGTTCAACATGGGAACCGGGTTCGTCGCAGCGCTGCCCGAGGACGACGCCGAAACCGTGGTCGAGGCGAGCGAGGACGCGCGGGTTATCGGCCATGTCGAGGAGGGCGAAGAAACAGTGTCAGTTCGCGGCCTGGAACTGCGGGACTGA
- a CDS encoding metalloprotease has product MHLEFSQREIRDLAVAWLALGVAFTLLLERELVAALDLGGQLTALSPAAVAGTLLVSLLTVGVGFLLHEVAHKVVAVRFGQVAAFRADYRMLGFAVVGALVGFLFAAPGAVVHQGRITAKQNGLIALAGPVTNLLLAVVFLVPYAVVLTVGTSGFLADLATRGLQINLLLAGFNMLPFGPLDGRKIRAWSTLVWAVVAVPSLVLAVGALFVL; this is encoded by the coding sequence ATGCACCTGGAGTTCAGCCAACGCGAGATACGTGACCTCGCCGTCGCGTGGCTCGCCCTGGGCGTCGCCTTCACTCTCCTGCTGGAGCGGGAGCTAGTCGCCGCGCTCGACCTCGGCGGACAGCTGACCGCGCTGAGCCCCGCCGCCGTCGCCGGGACGCTCCTCGTTAGCCTGCTGACCGTCGGCGTAGGCTTTCTGTTGCACGAGGTCGCTCACAAGGTGGTCGCGGTGCGGTTCGGCCAGGTCGCGGCCTTCCGGGCAGACTACCGGATGCTCGGCTTCGCCGTCGTCGGGGCGCTCGTCGGCTTCCTCTTTGCCGCTCCCGGCGCAGTCGTCCACCAGGGCCGCATCACGGCAAAACAGAACGGCCTCATCGCGCTCGCCGGGCCGGTGACGAATCTCCTGCTCGCCGTCGTCTTCCTGGTGCCGTATGCCGTCGTCCTGACCGTCGGAACGAGCGGGTTCCTCGCCGACCTGGCCACCCGCGGCCTGCAGATAAACCTCCTGCTGGCGGGGTTCAACATGCTCCCCTTCGGCCCGCTTGACGGCCGGAAGATTCGCGCCTGGAGCACCCTCGTCTGGGCCGTCGTCGCGGTCCCGTCGCTCGTGCTGGCGGTCGGTGCGCTGTTCGTGCTCTGA
- a CDS encoding TraB/GumN family protein, with translation MTEHAASADDEFPEPRGEGSVEVVGTAHVSEQSVEEVESTLEDRRPDIVAVELDEGRYRQMQGEAPEDLDASDLLRGNTVFQFLAYWMLSYIQARLGDRFDVEPGADMKAAIDTAEELGLGLALVDRDIQTTVQRFWARLTGREKLSLLGSLLAEMGPPLTVGLTVGAVFGSAIAIVAGAFTDSLLLGAGALGGAIPGGLVGLLDTLLVVVVASLVVGLPLAVALGRLGGDAEDVEAFDIEQMTDTDVVSAMMEEFRQFSPGGAEALIDERDAFIAHRLVELREAGYHVVAIVGAGHREGIERYLDHPEELPPMSSLVGTESGSRFSLYKLVGYAVGLAFLVFFGLLILGGASQAVLLELFAALVVVNAVCAGGLAKLAGAHWSSAAAAGLFGWLTSLFPLLAAGWFAGYVELRYISVNVGDIADLNEILSDEEAPIADLVARMRAVPLFRLILIVALANVGSAVASYVFFPLLLPYLAADIGGIEGVTRLLWAGIEQGAHILVGVL, from the coding sequence ATGACCGAACACGCGGCATCGGCGGACGACGAGTTTCCCGAACCGAGAGGCGAGGGGTCCGTCGAAGTCGTGGGGACCGCCCACGTCTCCGAGCAGAGCGTCGAGGAAGTGGAATCGACACTCGAGGACCGCCGGCCCGACATCGTGGCCGTCGAGCTCGACGAGGGCAGATACCGACAGATGCAGGGGGAGGCGCCCGAGGACCTCGATGCGAGCGACCTCCTCCGGGGGAACACGGTCTTTCAGTTCCTGGCCTACTGGATGCTGTCGTACATCCAGGCCCGGCTGGGCGACCGGTTCGACGTCGAACCCGGCGCCGACATGAAAGCCGCCATCGACACCGCCGAGGAACTCGGCCTGGGCCTGGCGCTGGTCGACCGGGACATCCAGACCACCGTCCAGCGGTTTTGGGCCCGGCTGACCGGTCGGGAGAAGCTGTCGTTGCTGGGGAGCCTGCTGGCCGAGATGGGGCCGCCCCTCACCGTTGGCCTCACGGTCGGTGCCGTCTTCGGCAGCGCCATCGCCATCGTCGCCGGCGCGTTCACGGACAGCCTGTTACTCGGCGCCGGCGCGCTCGGCGGCGCGATACCGGGCGGCCTGGTCGGCCTGCTGGACACGCTCCTCGTCGTGGTCGTGGCGAGTCTCGTCGTCGGGCTCCCGCTCGCGGTGGCCCTCGGCCGCCTCGGCGGCGACGCCGAGGACGTCGAGGCGTTCGACATCGAGCAGATGACCGACACCGACGTGGTGAGCGCGATGATGGAGGAGTTCCGGCAGTTCTCCCCGGGCGGGGCCGAGGCGCTCATCGACGAGCGCGACGCCTTCATCGCCCACCGGCTGGTCGAGCTCCGCGAGGCGGGCTATCACGTCGTCGCCATCGTCGGAGCGGGCCACCGAGAGGGAATCGAGCGCTATCTCGACCACCCCGAGGAGCTGCCGCCGATGTCGTCGCTTGTCGGTACCGAGAGCGGCAGTCGGTTCTCCTTGTACAAGCTCGTCGGCTACGCCGTCGGCCTCGCGTTTCTCGTCTTCTTTGGCCTGCTCATCCTGGGCGGAGCGAGTCAGGCCGTCCTGCTGGAGCTGTTCGCCGCGCTCGTCGTCGTCAACGCCGTCTGCGCGGGCGGGCTGGCGAAGCTGGCGGGCGCCCACTGGTCGTCCGCCGCCGCGGCGGGCCTCTTTGGCTGGTTGACCTCTCTCTTCCCGCTTCTCGCGGCCGGCTGGTTCGCCGGCTACGTCGAGTTGCGCTACATCTCCGTCAACGTCGGTGACATCGCCGACCTCAACGAGATACTGAGCGACGAGGAAGCCCCCATCGCCGACCTGGTGGCGCGGATGCGGGCCGTCCCGCTTTTCCGGCTCATCCTCATCGTCGCGCTGGCAAACGTCGGGAGCGCCGTCGCCTCCTACGTCTTCTTCCCGCTCCTGTTGCCCTACCTCGCGGCTGACATCGGCGGTATCGAAGGTGTCACGCGCCTACTATGGGCCGGTATCGAACAGGGCGCCCACATACTCGTCGGGGTGCTGTGA
- a CDS encoding PadR family transcriptional regulator, whose protein sequence is MHDLTGFQRDLLYVIAGLDEPHGLAIKDELEGYYESEVNHGRLYPNLDTLVEKGLVEKGQRDRRTNFYTLTRRGQRELDARQDWESQYVAA, encoded by the coding sequence ATGCACGACCTAACTGGATTCCAGCGAGACCTGTTGTACGTGATCGCCGGACTGGACGAGCCACACGGCCTCGCCATCAAGGATGAACTGGAGGGGTACTACGAGAGCGAGGTCAACCACGGTCGGCTCTACCCCAACCTCGATACGCTGGTCGAGAAGGGACTCGTCGAGAAGGGTCAGCGCGACCGACGGACCAATTTCTACACCCTGACACGTCGCGGTCAGCGGGAACTCGACGCGCGACAGGACTGGGAATCGCAGTACGTCGCGGCCTGA
- a CDS encoding class I SAM-dependent methyltransferase — MGFHTFDPARADQLDDPTRYAYLSVDELLALFDPAADDVVADLGSGTGFYTDDVAAAAGTVYAVDVQPEMHERYREKGLPDNVTPVTATVESLPVGALDAVVSTMTFHEFATPDAMDAVADALAPGGRVALGDWTRTGAGDAGPPLEERYAAADAVELCEDAGITVHRAEDRRETFVLSGTL, encoded by the coding sequence ATGGGCTTTCACACGTTCGACCCCGCCCGCGCCGACCAGCTAGACGACCCGACCCGCTATGCCTACCTCTCGGTCGACGAACTGCTGGCGCTGTTCGACCCGGCGGCCGACGACGTGGTCGCAGACCTCGGCAGCGGGACCGGCTTCTACACCGACGACGTGGCGGCGGCCGCGGGCACCGTCTACGCCGTCGACGTCCAGCCGGAGATGCACGAGCGGTATCGCGAGAAGGGGCTGCCGGACAACGTGACGCCGGTGACGGCGACCGTCGAGTCACTGCCGGTCGGAGCCCTGGATGCGGTCGTCTCGACGATGACGTTCCACGAGTTCGCGACGCCGGATGCGATGGACGCCGTCGCGGACGCGCTCGCCCCCGGCGGTCGGGTGGCGCTGGGCGACTGGACGCGGACGGGGGCCGGGGACGCCGGTCCGCCGCTGGAGGAACGCTACGCGGCCGCGGACGCCGTCGAGCTGTGTGAAGACGCCGGAATCACCGTCCACCGGGCCGAGGACCGACGGGAGACGTTCGTGCTCTCGGGGACGCTCTAG
- a CDS encoding HEWD family protein, translating to MAVITSPRERECERCGRRDLWDDDHCTWRIEVVDGEKQSGNPHCLHEWDINGTFNPIDS from the coding sequence ATGGCAGTAATTACCTCTCCACGAGAACGCGAATGCGAGCGGTGCGGGCGACGCGACCTGTGGGACGACGACCACTGCACCTGGCGTATCGAGGTCGTCGACGGCGAGAAACAGTCCGGCAACCCCCACTGCCTCCACGAGTGGGACATCAACGGGACGTTCAACCCGATCGATTCCTGA
- a CDS encoding oligosaccharyl transferase, archaeosortase A system-associated: MSHSRGTSAENPEPESTLDRVKSWYHVPALLLVFGFMLWNRARNYASYIVDGEVLFTGTDPWYHYRSTMYVVQNWPATMPFDPWTYFPYGNRSGQFGTLMDQVFGTIAIIVGLGDPSAHTVGMVALFAPTVMGALAAIPTYYMGRRLAGRIGGVTAAIILALSAGLFLQRSVVGVYDHQVAEGLLQVTSVLGVMVAISVAERDKPIYEQFLDRDIPALRASVGYAALAGLAISMYLWTWPPAVLLLGILGVFFLLWLTLEFVRGKSPEHVAISGAVMMTTVAVLQLAVIQRLTISATDHTLLQVILAAAIAGGCVFMAWLARHVEANGYGRNLYPVIVGGVLSTLAILTAILTPDIFSYFVDQVLRVLGFTASPSATQTSVGEATPLTEPRRLYQYHGLALFAAVIGAVLVLFNQLTDREESAERFLMVIWFAFILAASLTQIRFGVYLVFPVAALSAVAVDYVVRWTDFSIEDGVEAYEVITIASVVLVLFGTLLLVSPTALAIGGSAGPGEEPAAWSESMEWLDQHSPEEGAYGTGGNGNLEYYGTYPDQEDFDYSEGAYGVMSWWDYGHIITVQGERIPNANPFQQGSTTAANFLLAPNETQANNVLETVDEDDDTPAQTRYVAVDWKMANTYGQGGGKFFAPPRFYDVSNVSASDYYGSIRSRQNSQQYMNYRTQDYYESMVVRLYEYHGSAKEPQSASQPFVYVVDWDTATTRNGQTIRASPADGSPAVKRFSTMEEARNFTESDGTSQIGGFGAQPGERVPALEHYRFVGSSETSAYSSGAHNQFQLIESAFGQLPSQQSSTGDCASNQTAMPIGNQTYCMDDAATKTMDHTNPAWTKLFERVPGGTIEGTAPANTTIEASVPMRNNVTGETFTYTQRVDVGSDGQFEMTVPYSTTGYDNWGTDKGYTNVSVRAQGPYEFNIPINPRASVQLNGTAEVTEGQVVGEDDSATTVNLTVPNNDQTTETTTDTSTNETSGGTTDGSTSGDTSTTDGGETATPNTVVRPSTEPLP, from the coding sequence ATGAGTCACTCACGGGGGACATCGGCCGAAAACCCCGAACCTGAGTCCACGCTGGACAGGGTCAAATCATGGTATCACGTACCAGCCCTCCTCCTCGTGTTCGGGTTCATGCTGTGGAACCGGGCCCGGAACTACGCGTCGTACATCGTCGACGGGGAGGTCCTGTTTACCGGGACCGACCCGTGGTATCACTACCGCTCGACGATGTACGTCGTACAGAACTGGCCGGCAACGATGCCCTTTGATCCCTGGACCTACTTCCCCTATGGGAACCGCTCGGGTCAGTTCGGGACGCTGATGGACCAGGTGTTCGGGACGATAGCGATTATCGTCGGCCTCGGGGACCCCAGCGCCCACACCGTCGGCATGGTCGCGCTCTTCGCGCCGACCGTGATGGGGGCCCTCGCAGCGATTCCCACGTATTACATGGGGCGACGGCTGGCGGGACGAATCGGCGGCGTGACGGCGGCGATAATACTCGCGCTCTCGGCGGGTCTGTTCCTCCAACGGAGCGTCGTCGGGGTCTACGACCACCAAGTCGCCGAAGGGCTGTTGCAGGTGACTTCGGTCCTGGGCGTGATGGTCGCCATCTCTGTCGCCGAACGCGATAAACCGATCTACGAGCAGTTCCTCGACCGCGATATCCCGGCGCTCAGAGCCAGCGTCGGCTACGCCGCCCTCGCGGGCCTGGCCATCTCGATGTATCTCTGGACGTGGCCGCCGGCGGTCCTCCTGCTCGGTATCCTCGGGGTTTTCTTCCTGCTCTGGCTGACCCTCGAGTTCGTCCGGGGGAAAAGCCCGGAACACGTGGCTATCTCCGGGGCCGTGATGATGACCACAGTGGCTGTGCTACAGTTGGCCGTCATCCAGCGGTTGACTATCTCTGCGACGGATCACACGCTGTTACAAGTGATTCTTGCGGCCGCTATCGCCGGTGGCTGTGTCTTCATGGCCTGGTTGGCCCGCCACGTGGAAGCTAACGGCTACGGCCGGAACCTTTATCCAGTCATTGTCGGAGGTGTTCTATCGACACTTGCGATACTGACCGCAATACTGACTCCGGATATCTTTAGCTACTTTGTCGACCAAGTGCTACGAGTGCTAGGCTTCACTGCGAGTCCGTCCGCGACACAGACCTCCGTCGGCGAGGCGACGCCGCTCACGGAGCCCCGCCGTCTGTACCAGTACCACGGACTCGCGCTGTTCGCCGCCGTCATCGGTGCGGTCCTCGTCCTATTCAACCAGCTCACTGACAGGGAAGAGAGTGCGGAGCGGTTCCTGATGGTCATCTGGTTCGCATTCATTCTGGCCGCCTCGCTCACCCAGATTCGGTTCGGCGTCTATCTCGTCTTCCCGGTGGCTGCACTCTCGGCGGTCGCCGTCGACTACGTGGTCCGGTGGACTGACTTCTCTATCGAGGACGGCGTCGAGGCCTACGAGGTCATCACCATCGCCTCGGTCGTGTTAGTCCTGTTCGGAACCCTACTGCTGGTCTCACCGACGGCACTGGCCATCGGTGGGAGTGCGGGCCCCGGCGAGGAGCCGGCCGCCTGGAGCGAGAGCATGGAGTGGCTGGACCAGCACTCGCCGGAGGAAGGCGCCTACGGCACGGGCGGTAACGGGAACCTGGAGTACTACGGTACTTACCCCGATCAGGAGGACTTCGACTACTCGGAAGGGGCGTACGGCGTGATGTCGTGGTGGGACTACGGCCACATCATCACGGTCCAGGGCGAGCGGATACCGAACGCGAACCCGTTCCAACAAGGATCGACTACGGCGGCGAACTTCCTGCTTGCACCCAACGAGACACAGGCGAACAACGTCCTCGAGACAGTCGACGAGGACGACGACACGCCGGCCCAGACCAGGTACGTCGCCGTCGACTGGAAGATGGCAAACACCTACGGCCAGGGCGGCGGGAAGTTCTTCGCCCCGCCCCGGTTCTACGACGTCTCGAACGTCTCCGCGAGCGACTACTACGGGTCGATTCGGAGCCGACAGAACTCACAGCAGTACATGAACTACCGGACCCAGGACTACTACGAGAGCATGGTCGTCCGGCTCTACGAGTACCACGGTAGCGCCAAGGAGCCGCAGTCGGCGTCCCAGCCGTTCGTCTACGTCGTCGACTGGGACACGGCGACCACGCGTAACGGCCAGACCATCCGGGCCTCGCCGGCGGACGGCTCGCCCGCGGTGAAACGGTTCAGCACGATGGAGGAGGCTCGGAACTTCACCGAGTCTGACGGGACCTCACAGATAGGCGGCTTCGGCGCCCAGCCAGGCGAACGGGTCCCGGCGCTTGAACACTACCGCTTCGTCGGCTCCAGCGAGACCAGCGCGTACAGCTCCGGCGCGCACAACCAGTTCCAACTCATCGAGTCCGCGTTCGGTCAGCTCCCGAGTCAGCAGTCTTCGACCGGTGACTGCGCGTCCAACCAGACGGCGATGCCGATCGGCAATCAGACCTACTGCATGGACGACGCGGCCACCAAGACGATGGACCACACCAACCCGGCCTGGACGAAGCTGTTCGAGCGAGTGCCCGGCGGGACCATCGAGGGGACCGCCCCGGCAAACACCACCATCGAGGCGAGCGTCCCGATGCGAAACAACGTCACCGGCGAGACGTTCACCTACACCCAGCGCGTCGACGTTGGCTCCGACGGCCAGTTCGAGATGACCGTCCCGTACTCGACGACCGGGTACGACAACTGGGGCACCGACAAAGGGTACACGAACGTGAGCGTTCGAGCGCAAGGTCCCTACGAGTTCAACATCCCGATTAACCCGCGAGCTTCGGTACAACTCAACGGGACGGCCGAGGTCACCGAAGGACAGGTGGTTGGCGAGGACGACTCCGCTACGACGGTAAACCTGACCGTCCCCAACAACGACCAAACGACCGAGACGACAACCGACACCAGTACGAACGAAACGTCGGGAGGGACCACCGACGGGTCCACAAGCGGTGACACGTCGACGACTGACGGTGGCGAGACGGCGACGCCGAACACCGTCGTGCGACCGTCGACCGAACCGCTACCGTAG
- the aglG gene encoding glucosyl-dolichyl phosphate glucuronosyltransferase: protein MRVSVVLCTHTLERYDDCMEAAESVLGQTHDDVELVLVSDGNDDVYGQFRADFGDRDDVVIHCNDENVGLLESRNNGAERATGDVVAFLDDDAVAADDWTERLVAAYEADESRQAVGGRMVPAWVAGKPRFLPEEFYWLVGVTNRGFGPNGDPDEAGEVRNTFGSNISFRRDVFLDLGGFEDDIGGRQGEKNLQGGETELCARLRSEYDAGVYYVPEALVAHKVFDYRTDPGWLVDRAFWQGYSKRGMEVFVPESTGEESDFLGRLLFSFVPRRVGSLVRSPSLAGLLQFLFLFVLTGAVGAGYLYGVYVWEGA, encoded by the coding sequence ATGCGTGTTTCCGTCGTCCTCTGTACGCACACGCTGGAGCGGTACGACGACTGTATGGAGGCGGCCGAGAGTGTGCTGGGCCAGACTCACGACGACGTCGAACTGGTGCTGGTCTCGGACGGGAACGACGACGTCTACGGGCAGTTCCGGGCCGACTTCGGCGACCGCGACGACGTGGTGATTCACTGTAACGACGAGAACGTCGGCCTGCTGGAGAGCCGGAACAACGGGGCCGAGCGAGCCACCGGGGACGTGGTCGCCTTTCTCGACGACGACGCCGTCGCGGCCGACGACTGGACCGAACGGCTCGTCGCCGCCTACGAGGCAGACGAGAGCCGCCAGGCGGTCGGCGGTCGAATGGTTCCGGCGTGGGTCGCCGGCAAGCCCCGCTTTCTCCCCGAGGAGTTCTACTGGCTCGTGGGCGTGACGAATCGCGGATTCGGACCGAACGGCGACCCCGACGAGGCCGGCGAGGTCCGCAACACGTTCGGGTCGAACATCTCCTTTCGACGGGACGTGTTCCTCGACCTGGGCGGGTTCGAGGACGACATCGGGGGGCGACAGGGCGAGAAGAACCTGCAGGGCGGCGAGACGGAGCTGTGTGCCCGGCTCCGGAGCGAGTACGACGCGGGCGTCTACTACGTCCCCGAAGCGCTGGTCGCTCACAAGGTGTTCGACTACCGGACCGACCCCGGGTGGCTCGTCGACCGGGCCTTCTGGCAGGGGTACTCCAAACGCGGGATGGAAGTGTTCGTCCCCGAATCCACGGGCGAGGAGTCCGACTTCCTGGGCCGACTGCTGTTTTCCTTCGTCCCCCGACGCGTCGGCTCGCTGGTTCGGTCGCCGTCCCTGGCCGGCCTCCTCCAGTTCCTGTTTCTGTTCGTGCTGACCGGCGCCGTCGGCGCCGGCTATCTCTACGGGGTGTACGTGTGGGAGGGCGCATGA
- a CDS encoding glycosyltransferase family 4 protein, which produces MTPTEPGDLPDVCVVTHPLAAAGENATRSLLDILSAITGVALVTADLPADSEIRGKHELVELTRKGAGDSVLVAAVRFLLNQFRMCRVLADRNEDVVLFYGATSYLLPIVVARLLGKTVLVEPRGDVPLTLRLNWERRLPDRVARGLAGLVRLLERAGFAVADGVVTYTPSMARQLGLHPEAPDVYPTGARYVRTDEFRVTRPYNERNRVVGFLGRIDEEKGIRELARVAAELPNDITFRFIGDGELREWLETELAGEIDAGRVELTGWVDHDEVPAQLNDLSLLVLPSQPTEGLPTTILEALACGTPVLASPVSGVPDVVRDGETGFLIESREVEWLRNYIVDILAREELADVSHWGRSLVTDEFSFEAACERYRQILSSYRPSERD; this is translated from the coding sequence ATGACGCCGACAGAGCCCGGGGACCTCCCGGACGTCTGTGTCGTCACCCATCCGCTGGCCGCGGCCGGCGAGAACGCCACCCGGAGCCTGCTTGACATACTGAGTGCGATAACCGGCGTCGCGCTCGTGACGGCGGACCTCCCGGCCGACTCGGAGATTCGCGGGAAACACGAACTCGTAGAGCTGACCCGGAAGGGGGCCGGTGACTCCGTCCTCGTGGCCGCCGTCCGGTTCCTCCTGAACCAGTTTCGGATGTGTCGCGTGCTGGCCGACCGGAACGAGGACGTGGTGCTGTTCTACGGCGCGACGTCGTATCTACTGCCAATCGTCGTGGCGCGGTTGCTCGGCAAGACCGTCCTCGTCGAGCCCCGCGGTGACGTGCCGCTGACTCTGCGACTGAACTGGGAACGGCGGTTGCCGGACCGGGTGGCGCGTGGCCTCGCCGGGCTGGTCCGGCTACTCGAACGTGCCGGCTTCGCCGTCGCCGACGGCGTGGTCACCTACACGCCGTCGATGGCCCGCCAACTCGGCTTGCATCCGGAGGCCCCAGACGTGTATCCGACCGGTGCGCGGTACGTTCGGACCGACGAGTTTCGCGTGACACGACCATACAACGAGCGTAATCGGGTGGTTGGATTTCTTGGTCGAATCGACGAAGAGAAGGGTATCCGGGAGCTAGCCCGAGTGGCAGCCGAACTCCCCAATGATATCACGTTTCGGTTTATCGGTGACGGCGAACTCCGGGAGTGGCTGGAGACTGAACTGGCCGGGGAAATCGACGCTGGTCGGGTGGAACTCACCGGGTGGGTCGACCACGACGAGGTGCCGGCCCAGCTCAATGACCTCTCCCTGCTCGTATTGCCCTCACAGCCGACTGAGGGGCTCCCGACGACGATACTGGAAGCGTTGGCCTGTGGGACGCCGGTACTCGCGTCGCCGGTCTCAGGTGTTCCGGATGTGGTTCGGGACGGAGAGACCGGATTTCTCATTGAATCGAGAGAGGTCGAGTGGCTCCGGAACTACATCGTCGATATCCTCGCTCGCGAGGAGCTGGCAGACGTCAGCCACTGGGGCCGGTCTCTAGTCACCGACGAGTTCAGTTTCGAGGCTGCCTGTGAACGCTACCGCCAGATATTGTCAAGTTATAGGCCCTCAGAACGTGACTAA